A single Providencia manganoxydans DNA region contains:
- the raiA gene encoding ribosome-associated translation inhibitor RaiA, whose translation MIVNITSKQMDITPAIRDHIESRLTKLDKWQVSLINTHVVLSKEPQGFMVDANIKTATGKLVASAKHEDMYVAINELINKLERQLNKAQHKGESRRANNSVKEANLVTL comes from the coding sequence ATGATAGTGAACATAACTAGCAAACAAATGGATATTACCCCCGCTATCCGAGATCACATTGAGAGCCGTCTGACTAAACTCGACAAATGGCAAGTTTCTTTGATTAATACTCATGTTGTATTATCGAAAGAACCACAAGGCTTTATGGTGGATGCCAATATTAAAACAGCCACAGGTAAACTGGTTGCAAGCGCCAAACATGAAGATATGTATGTCGCAATCAATGAATTAATTAACAAACTCGAAAGACAACTCAATAAAGCACAACACAAAGGAGAATCAAGAAGGGCCAACAATAGTGTAAAAGAAGCGAACCTTGTTACGTTATAA
- a CDS encoding methyl-accepting chemotaxis protein, which yields MSLKDMKIGVKLSIAFAFFILLMLLSSTFSLISLNRANDGIQTVIYKDYPMTVKANQLMDNFYSYIGIQELILLDDRDSERRRNELSKISENVAQLLKELDDHATDQQSISVLEQIYDVRDRFLQSQSRLNRFLANNDRRAAIDEMMNKTSAIQREYREKVQNFIEVQNHKMQQAGIVVNDEYNFNKYFLIILALISIALGCVIGWFMTRSITRPLGKAVAFAQAIAEGDLTQHVEIKYRDETGILLQALLEMKKRLLEIVLEVQNGSESISAAAGQIVAGNQNLAARTEEQATSVEETASSMEQITSTVQNTAEHTHQATQLAADTALVVTNNGKMMNRVTDKMRAINASSSQMTDIINLIDSIAFQTNILALNASVEAARAGEHGRGFAVVAGEVRLLAQKSANSANDIRVLIENSLTETKEGMELVENVETQIHGMVKNVEEMDKRLQEIGQASHEQSAGILQINSAVGQLDATTQQNASLVEQSVAAAGALEQQALHLKQLVNYFRVDLSMH from the coding sequence ATGTCCCTGAAGGATATGAAAATTGGTGTAAAACTATCGATTGCATTCGCTTTCTTTATTTTACTTATGTTATTGAGTTCAACATTTTCTCTAATCAGTTTAAATAGAGCGAATGATGGAATTCAGACGGTTATTTATAAAGATTATCCAATGACTGTTAAGGCTAATCAGCTAATGGATAATTTTTATTCTTATATTGGCATACAAGAGTTAATTTTACTGGATGATAGAGACAGTGAAAGACGTCGAAACGAACTAAGCAAAATCAGTGAGAATGTGGCACAGCTGTTGAAGGAGCTTGATGATCATGCAACAGATCAACAGTCTATTAGCGTACTTGAACAGATCTATGATGTTCGCGATCGTTTTCTTCAATCCCAATCTCGTTTGAATCGCTTTTTAGCCAATAATGATCGCCGTGCAGCTATTGATGAAATGATGAATAAAACATCGGCTATTCAACGTGAATATCGTGAAAAAGTACAAAACTTTATTGAGGTACAAAATCACAAAATGCAGCAAGCGGGCATTGTTGTTAATGATGAATACAATTTTAATAAATATTTCTTAATTATATTAGCGCTGATTAGTATTGCGCTTGGTTGTGTGATTGGCTGGTTTATGACCCGATCAATTACTCGCCCACTTGGAAAAGCGGTAGCTTTTGCTCAAGCCATCGCTGAAGGTGATTTAACGCAACATGTAGAAATCAAATATCGTGATGAAACCGGTATATTACTTCAAGCATTGTTGGAAATGAAAAAACGTTTATTGGAGATTGTGCTGGAAGTCCAAAATGGGTCAGAAAGTATTTCTGCGGCGGCGGGGCAAATTGTTGCTGGCAACCAAAATCTCGCAGCAAGAACAGAGGAGCAAGCAACCTCTGTCGAAGAGACGGCGAGTTCGATGGAACAGATCACATCAACAGTACAAAATACGGCTGAACACACCCATCAAGCCACCCAGCTTGCTGCTGATACTGCACTAGTCGTTACGAATAATGGCAAAATGATGAATCGAGTGACTGATAAAATGCGTGCTATTAATGCATCATCAAGTCAAATGACTGATATTATTAATTTAATCGATTCTATAGCCTTTCAAACTAATATCCTCGCATTGAATGCCTCTGTTGAGGCTGCTAGGGCGGGCGAGCATGGACGTGGTTTCGCTGTTGTTGCGGGAGAGGTTCGACTCTTAGCACAAAAAAGTGCTAATTCAGCTAATGATATTAGAGTATTAATTGAAAATTCACTCACAGAAACGAAAGAGGGGATGGAGTTAGTTGAAAATGTGGAAACGCAAATTCATGGTATGGTCAAAAATGTTGAAGAGATGGATAAACGTTTGCAAGAAATAGGACAAGCTAGCCATGAGCAAAGTGCAGGGATCTTGCAAATTAATAGTGCTGTAGGGCAATTAGATGCCACAACACAACAAAATGCCAGCTTGGTTGAGCAATCTGTTGCTGCCGCTGGAGCATTGGAGCAGCAAGCCTTACACCTTAAACAGCTAGTTAATTATTTTCGTGTTGACCTTTCAATGCATTAA
- the pheA gene encoding bifunctional chorismate mutase/prephenate dehydratase: protein MDNSTNLLKVREKISQLDSELLGLLAKRRGYAVEVAQTKLEDNRPIRDKERERQLLDVLIDKAKPLGLDGFYVTRLFQMIIEDSVLTQQAILQQHLNLTPSDSARFAFLGPKGSYSHIAARQYSARHFDQLVECSCHKFQDIFSLVESGQADYGILPIENTSSGAINDVYDLLQNTTLSIVGEIRLPINHCLLTSCDTDLSKIDTVYSHPQPFQQCSQYLSQYPHWKIEYCDSTSTAMQKVAQQNSPNVAAFGSEAGGALYNLQVLEHNLANQQINMTRFIVVAPQAIEVTEQVPAKTTLLITTGQQAGALVDALVILKNNKIIMSKLESRPINGKPWEEMFYIDVHSNLRTENMQQALKDLSTITRSIKILGCYPSENIVPVEPEKITP from the coding sequence ATGGATAACAGCACTAATTTACTGAAAGTACGTGAAAAAATCAGCCAATTGGACAGTGAACTTCTTGGCCTACTGGCTAAGAGACGCGGCTATGCCGTTGAAGTCGCACAAACAAAGCTAGAAGATAACCGCCCAATACGAGATAAAGAACGCGAGCGCCAATTATTGGATGTTTTGATCGACAAAGCAAAACCGCTAGGCTTAGACGGTTTTTATGTCACCCGACTATTTCAAATGATCATCGAGGATTCGGTTCTTACACAACAAGCTATCCTACAGCAACATCTCAATCTAACACCCAGTGATTCAGCACGATTTGCATTTTTAGGTCCTAAAGGCTCCTACTCACACATCGCAGCCCGTCAATATTCAGCTAGACACTTTGACCAACTTGTTGAGTGCAGCTGCCATAAATTCCAAGATATATTTTCTCTTGTTGAAAGCGGTCAAGCTGACTATGGTATTTTACCGATTGAAAATACCAGTTCAGGGGCAATCAATGATGTTTATGACCTATTACAAAACACCACATTATCGATTGTCGGTGAAATCCGCTTACCGATTAACCATTGCTTGCTAACATCCTGTGATACAGATCTTAGCAAAATAGATACAGTTTATAGTCATCCTCAACCGTTCCAACAATGCAGCCAATATCTCTCACAATATCCTCATTGGAAAATCGAGTATTGCGACAGCACCTCAACAGCAATGCAAAAAGTGGCTCAACAAAATTCACCAAATGTTGCAGCATTTGGCAGCGAAGCAGGCGGTGCGCTCTATAATTTACAAGTTCTAGAGCATAACTTAGCCAACCAGCAAATTAATATGACTCGGTTTATTGTTGTTGCTCCACAAGCAATTGAAGTTACTGAGCAAGTCCCTGCGAAAACGACACTACTGATTACCACAGGTCAACAAGCAGGGGCTCTGGTAGATGCGTTAGTTATCTTAAAAAATAATAAGATCATCATGAGCAAGCTTGAATCACGCCCTATTAATGGTAAGCCATGGGAAGAGATGTTTTATATTGATGTGCACTCCAACCTTCGCACCGAAAATATGCAACAAGCACTCAAAGATCTATCGACCATTACACGCTCAATTAAAATTTTAGGTTGTTACCCATCAGAAAATATTGTTCCTGTTGAGCCTGAAAAAATTACCCCTTAG